In the genome of Desulfofarcimen acetoxidans DSM 771, one region contains:
- the dnaN gene encoding DNA polymerase III subunit beta yields MKFISTKDNLLYAIQTVQKAVSPKSLLPILSGILFKAYDNTLIVRATDLELGIECFLPVKVIETGEIVLPSKYIIDIIRRLPDTVIEFESNDYLNSITIKYKNSQANIHGFAADEFPMLPPLNDGFTFLISTSIFKKMLRQTIFATGTDENRPVFTGIHFQILEQEFKMVATDTHRLAMITEHLPLIKQELPGIIVPGKTLSELLKILNSTQDEEIKITVTENQIFFLLNEINIISRLIKGQYPNYHHVIPKDIIAKIKIKLSDFIQSVERASLLSSSISQHIRIDCENSDFIVISSNNEAGHIYEEIPVFFEGEALQIYFNSKYLMDALKAVDSEEIYLELSGPINPCLLRTEDRNYLSILLPVRP; encoded by the coding sequence ATGAAATTCATCAGTACAAAAGACAATCTTCTTTATGCAATTCAAACTGTACAAAAAGCTGTTTCCCCAAAAAGCCTTTTGCCAATTTTATCGGGAATTTTATTCAAAGCCTATGACAATACATTAATTGTAAGGGCAACAGATCTTGAACTAGGTATAGAATGCTTTTTGCCTGTAAAAGTTATAGAAACAGGAGAAATTGTTTTACCGTCGAAATATATAATTGATATTATAAGAAGACTTCCTGATACTGTTATTGAGTTTGAAAGCAACGATTATTTGAATTCAATTACTATAAAATATAAAAATTCACAGGCTAATATACACGGCTTTGCGGCAGATGAATTCCCGATGCTTCCACCTTTAAACGACGGTTTTACTTTTTTAATTTCCACTAGCATTTTTAAAAAAATGTTAAGACAAACTATTTTTGCCACAGGTACAGATGAAAACAGACCTGTTTTTACCGGCATTCATTTTCAAATATTAGAACAGGAATTTAAAATGGTAGCAACTGATACGCACAGATTAGCTATGATTACAGAACATTTGCCCCTAATTAAGCAGGAATTGCCCGGTATTATAGTACCAGGCAAAACGCTGAGTGAACTATTAAAAATATTAAACTCAACACAAGATGAAGAAATAAAGATTACCGTTACTGAAAATCAAATTTTCTTTTTGCTTAATGAAATAAATATAATATCCAGGCTAATTAAAGGACAGTATCCAAATTATCATCATGTTATACCCAAAGACATAATTGCTAAAATTAAAATTAAGTTAAGTGATTTTATACAATCTGTAGAAAGGGCTTCTCTTTTAAGCAGTTCAATATCTCAACATATAAGAATAGATTGCGAGAATAGTGATTTTATAGTCATTTCATCGAATAATGAAGCAGGTCACATATATGAAGAAATACCGGTCTTTTTTGAAGGAGAAGCTTTACAAATTTATTTTAACAGTAAGTATTTGATGGATGCGCTTAAAGCTGTAGATTCAGAAGAAATTTATCTCGAATTATCGGGACCTATTAATCCTTGTTTATTGAGAACAGAAGACAGAAACTACTTATCAATTTTATTGCCGGTAAGACCTTAA
- a CDS encoding RNA-binding S4 domain-containing protein, translating to MRLDQFLKWATIVSTGGQAKILITSGGVKVNQSIEIKRGRNLKNGDIVQVGDILYHVNSTE from the coding sequence ATACGATTAGATCAGTTTTTAAAATGGGCCACTATTGTTTCCACTGGTGGACAAGCTAAGATTCTTATAACTTCAGGTGGTGTAAAGGTTAATCAAAGTATCGAAATTAAAAGGGGAAGAAATTTGAAAAATGGTGATATTGTACAAGTAGGAGATATTCTTTACCATGTCAATAGTACAGAATAA
- the recF gene encoding DNA replication/repair protein RecF (All proteins in this family for which functions are known are DNA-binding proteins that assist the filamentation of RecA onto DNA for the initiation of recombination or recombinational repair.): protein MRIKELFINNFRNYKSLHIKPKENLNIFIGDNAQGKTNILEAICFLLQGRSFRTSHEKEIINFDSEQSKLKTELKAYNQNYSIDISLSRTKPKIIKINNSTTSKPELATNFGTIVFTPDQLSIIKGSPKERRRFLDLELASFYPQYKYYFVNYQKVLLQRNNLLKELKEKKQADTFDLLELWDNQLISYGAKILMARMEILKKLIPMAQQIHNQITSDKEKLTIRYRSSLNLNSNFREELIYDQFREVILKNRQQDYLKGQTTVGPHRDDLVFLINNKNITDFGSQGQQRTIILTLKFAIINLWSCELNDVPVLLLDDVFFELDSKRQKYIFDLLNKDVQVFITSTGMANTEKNLINIKKNAIFNVRSGLVCEEEL from the coding sequence TTGCGAATAAAAGAATTATTTATTAATAATTTTCGCAACTACAAAAGTTTGCATATAAAGCCCAAGGAAAACTTAAATATTTTTATAGGTGATAATGCCCAGGGTAAAACTAATATACTGGAAGCTATATGTTTTTTATTGCAAGGAAGATCTTTTCGAACTTCACATGAAAAAGAAATTATAAATTTTGATTCTGAGCAATCTAAATTAAAAACTGAGTTGAAAGCTTATAACCAAAACTATTCAATTGATATAAGTTTAAGCAGAACAAAGCCAAAAATTATTAAGATAAACAATTCCACTACCAGTAAACCTGAACTTGCTACTAATTTTGGCACTATAGTATTTACTCCTGATCAGTTATCAATAATAAAAGGCTCACCTAAAGAGAGAAGACGGTTTTTGGATTTGGAATTAGCAAGTTTTTATCCCCAATATAAATATTATTTTGTCAACTATCAAAAAGTACTGCTCCAGCGCAATAATCTTCTAAAAGAGTTAAAAGAAAAAAAACAAGCTGATACTTTTGATTTACTGGAACTTTGGGACAATCAATTAATTAGTTATGGTGCTAAAATCTTAATGGCCAGAATGGAAATTTTAAAGAAATTAATCCCAATGGCTCAGCAGATTCATAATCAAATAACATCAGATAAAGAAAAATTAACAATAAGGTACAGATCAAGCCTGAATTTAAACAGCAATTTCAGGGAAGAACTAATATATGACCAGTTTAGAGAGGTAATATTAAAAAACAGGCAGCAAGATTACTTAAAAGGCCAGACAACAGTTGGACCTCATCGTGATGATCTGGTTTTTTTGATTAATAATAAAAATATTACGGATTTTGGTTCGCAAGGACAACAAAGAACTATTATTTTAACCTTGAAATTTGCTATAATAAATCTTTGGAGTTGCGAGTTAAACGATGTACCGGTACTATTGCTGGATGATGTTTTTTTTGAATTGGACAGTAAAAGACAAAAATATATTTTTGATTTATTAAATAAGGATGTTCAGGTATTTATAACTTCAACCGGTATGGCTAATACTGAGAAAAATTTAATTAATATAAAAAAGAATGCAATATTTAATGTACGCAGCGGTTTAGTTTGTGAGGAGGAATTATAG
- the remB gene encoding extracellular matrix regulator RemB, which translates to MFLHLGADIVIPKKDVIMIIDIRTKRSSVTREFLQISEDEGFTKVIAEKVKSVVITSKNVYMSPISCATLKKRAENIFESIK; encoded by the coding sequence ATGTTTTTACATCTCGGTGCAGATATTGTTATACCAAAAAAAGATGTAATTATGATAATCGATATTCGTACAAAGAGATCTTCCGTTACCAGAGAGTTTTTACAGATATCCGAGGATGAAGGTTTCACTAAAGTAATAGCTGAAAAAGTTAAATCAGTTGTTATTACTAGCAAAAATGTTTATATGTCACCTATTTCTTGTGCTACTTTAAAGAAACGAGCGGAAAATATTTTTGAATCAATAAAATAG
- the gyrB gene encoding DNA topoisomerase (ATP-hydrolyzing) subunit B has translation MPERITERYGAEEIQVLEGLEAVRRRPGMYIGSTGAKGLHHLVYEVVDNSIDEAMAGYCDHIEVFINEDNSITVTDNGRGIPVDIHSKTGNSAVELVMTTLHAGGKFGGGGYKVSGGLHGVGVSVVNALSKWLEVEVRRQGKIFFQRYERGIPVSDLKIVGDSSFTGTKITFSPDEEIFEDVIFSRETLEQRLQELAYLNSRVKIYLKDFINNLEFSYMYEGGIKDFVAHINQDKILLPEAPLYFVREKDHVMVEVAMQYTDAYFENLFSYVNNIHTIDGGTHEAGFRSALTRVINDYAKKNNLIKNNEGNLSGEDIREGLTAVISIKVPEPQFEGQTKGKLGNSEVRGIVDSVVAEGLSTFLEENPAVSKKIIEKSISAFRAREAARKARELTRRKNVLESSTLPGKLSDCSNRDPSESELYLVEGDSAGGSAKQGRDRKFQAILPLKGKILNVEKARLDKILNNDEIRAMITALGTGIGEDFDITKARYHKLIIMTDADVDGSHIRTLLLTFFYRYMRPLIEAGYIFIAQPPLYRLKKGKMEIYLYSDRDLENKLKEVGRNGISIQRYKGLGEMDAQQLWDTTMDPENRTILMVELENAAEADKIFDTLMGDRVEPRRSFINKHAHDVRNLDI, from the coding sequence TTGCCAGAGCGGATTACCGAAAGGTATGGTGCTGAAGAAATACAGGTCTTAGAAGGACTGGAGGCTGTACGCCGCAGGCCGGGTATGTATATAGGCAGTACCGGTGCTAAGGGTTTGCATCATTTGGTATATGAAGTTGTTGATAACAGTATTGATGAGGCAATGGCCGGTTATTGCGATCATATAGAAGTATTTATTAATGAGGATAACTCAATTACTGTTACTGATAACGGGCGAGGTATACCGGTAGATATACACTCAAAAACAGGTAACTCGGCTGTAGAACTGGTTATGACTACACTGCATGCCGGTGGTAAATTTGGCGGGGGTGGTTATAAGGTATCCGGTGGTCTTCACGGAGTGGGGGTATCAGTAGTTAATGCTCTTTCTAAATGGTTGGAAGTGGAAGTAAGGCGGCAGGGAAAGATTTTTTTTCAGCGTTATGAAAGAGGAATCCCGGTTAGCGACTTAAAAATTGTAGGAGACAGCAGTTTTACCGGGACGAAAATTACTTTTTCCCCGGATGAAGAAATATTTGAAGATGTAATATTTAGTCGTGAAACACTGGAGCAGCGGTTGCAAGAATTAGCTTATTTAAACAGCAGGGTGAAGATATATTTAAAGGATTTTATAAATAACCTGGAATTTTCATATATGTATGAAGGTGGCATTAAAGATTTTGTTGCCCATATAAATCAGGATAAAATTTTGTTGCCGGAAGCACCTCTCTATTTTGTGAGAGAAAAAGATCATGTTATGGTAGAAGTAGCTATGCAGTACACTGATGCCTATTTTGAAAATTTATTTTCTTATGTAAATAATATACATACAATAGACGGTGGAACACATGAGGCCGGTTTTAGATCGGCATTAACCAGAGTTATTAATGATTATGCTAAGAAGAATAATTTAATTAAAAATAATGAAGGTAATTTATCAGGTGAAGATATCAGGGAAGGACTTACTGCAGTTATTAGCATTAAGGTGCCTGAACCCCAATTTGAAGGACAAACCAAGGGTAAACTGGGCAACAGTGAGGTAAGAGGTATAGTTGATTCCGTGGTTGCGGAAGGACTCAGTACATTTTTAGAAGAAAATCCTGCTGTTTCTAAAAAAATTATTGAAAAGTCAATATCAGCTTTCCGGGCCAGAGAAGCTGCGCGTAAAGCCAGGGAATTAACCAGGCGTAAAAATGTCTTGGAATCTTCAACTTTACCGGGAAAATTGTCTGATTGTTCTAATCGGGATCCTAGTGAGAGTGAACTGTATCTGGTGGAGGGTGATTCAGCCGGAGGTTCAGCCAAGCAAGGCAGAGATAGAAAATTTCAGGCTATATTACCTTTAAAAGGAAAAATATTAAATGTGGAAAAGGCTCGCCTGGATAAAATTTTAAATAATGATGAAATAAGGGCTATGATTACAGCTTTAGGCACTGGGATAGGGGAAGATTTCGATATAACCAAAGCACGCTATCATAAATTGATCATAATGACTGATGCTGATGTAGATGGTTCGCATATCAGAACTCTCTTGTTGACTTTTTTTTACCGGTATATGCGCCCATTAATAGAAGCCGGTTATATATTTATAGCCCAACCTCCTTTATATCGTTTAAAAAAGGGAAAAATGGAGATTTATTTATACAGTGACAGGGATTTAGAAAATAAATTAAAAGAAGTTGGCCGTAACGGTATAAGTATTCAGCGTTATAAAGGTCTTGGTGAAATGGATGCTCAACAGCTTTGGGATACTACTATGGACCCGGAGAACAGAACTATTCTCATGGTTGAATTGGAAAATGCCGCGGAGGCGGATAAGATATTTGATACTTTAATGGGTGACAGAGTTGAACCAAGAAGAAGCTTTATTAATAAGCATGCTCATGATGTAAGAAACCTTGATATATAG
- the gyrA gene encoding DNA gyrase subunit A: protein MSAGKVVPINLKDEMKNSYMDYAMSVIVGRALPDVRDGLKPVHRRIIYAMHGLGMTPDKAHKKCAHIVGEVLAKYHPHGDVAVYDALVRMAQSFSIRYTLVDGHGNFGSVDGDSAAAMRYTEARMTKIATEMLTDIEKETVDFIPNYDESIEEPTVLPARVPNLLINGSSGIAVGMATNIPPHNLAEVIDGVIMLVDNPEADSRTLMKAVKGPDFPTAGKIMGVQGIISAYTTGRGSIKIRAQAEIEEMSGGKNRIVVNEIPYQVNKARLIEKIAELVRDKKIEGISDLRDESDRKGMRIVIELKRDVYPQLVLNQLYKHTKMQDSFGVIMLALVDGRPNVLNLRDMLYYYLEHQKDIIIRRTTFDLKKAEARAHIVEGLRIALANLDEVINTIRSSQTVEIAKQGLVEKFLLTEIQAQAILEMRLQRLTGLEIEKLEQEYRDLMEKIAYLEAILSDEGKILAIIKDELLEIRKKYADKRRTVISDEDTAFDVEDLIAEEDMVITITRNGYIKRLPLDTYRSQKRGGRGISAMGVKEKDFLKHLFITSTHHYILFFTNKGKVYRLKVHEIPEAGRQSKGTAIINLLFVGTEEKVTTVIPVKEFNKDEFLFMCTKNGIVKKTSLNEFDTSRRDGIIALTLDDHDDLVDVRLTNGQEEIIIGTQKGLAIRFSEDDVRKLGRIAKGVRGIGLIEGDFVVGMDTVRNEGDLLVVTKNGFGKKTPISEYRLQTRGGKGIINVKISDRNGPVVSLLVVKPDEEIMMLSSEGIIIRMKVNEISTTGRATQGVTLMKLSSGDSVATIAKVNAEVDADVE, encoded by the coding sequence TTGTCTGCCGGTAAAGTTGTACCGATTAACTTGAAAGACGAAATGAAGAACTCTTATATGGATTATGCTATGAGCGTTATAGTCGGACGGGCCCTGCCTGATGTCAGAGATGGTTTAAAGCCTGTACACAGGAGAATTATCTATGCTATGCATGGTTTAGGAATGACTCCTGATAAAGCTCATAAAAAGTGCGCTCATATTGTAGGTGAAGTACTGGCCAAGTATCACCCGCATGGTGATGTGGCTGTTTATGATGCTTTAGTACGTATGGCACAAAGTTTTTCTATTCGTTATACCCTGGTGGACGGTCACGGCAACTTTGGTTCGGTAGATGGCGATTCTGCAGCGGCTATGCGTTATACAGAAGCTCGTATGACTAAGATTGCTACAGAGATGCTCACTGATATTGAAAAAGAAACGGTGGACTTTATTCCTAATTATGATGAGAGTATAGAGGAACCAACTGTTTTGCCGGCCAGGGTACCAAATTTACTAATCAATGGTTCCTCCGGTATTGCCGTAGGCATGGCTACAAATATACCACCACATAATCTTGCTGAAGTAATAGATGGTGTTATAATGCTGGTGGATAACCCGGAAGCCGATTCCAGGACATTAATGAAAGCAGTAAAGGGTCCCGATTTTCCTACTGCCGGTAAAATAATGGGTGTACAGGGTATAATATCGGCTTATACCACAGGCAGGGGTTCCATAAAAATACGTGCTCAAGCCGAAATAGAAGAAATGAGTGGCGGTAAAAACAGAATAGTTGTTAATGAAATACCTTATCAGGTTAACAAAGCCCGTTTAATTGAAAAAATAGCTGAATTAGTAAGGGATAAAAAGATAGAGGGTATTTCTGATTTGCGTGATGAATCAGATCGCAAGGGTATGCGTATAGTTATAGAATTAAAGAGAGATGTTTACCCGCAGCTTGTTTTAAATCAATTATACAAACATACTAAAATGCAAGATAGCTTTGGTGTAATCATGCTGGCACTGGTTGACGGAAGACCTAATGTTTTGAATTTGAGGGATATGCTTTATTATTATCTGGAGCATCAGAAAGATATTATAATCCGCCGTACTACCTTTGATTTGAAAAAAGCTGAGGCCAGAGCTCATATTGTAGAAGGTTTAAGAATTGCACTGGCTAACCTGGATGAAGTTATTAATACTATTAGATCTTCGCAAACGGTTGAAATTGCCAAGCAGGGCTTAGTTGAAAAATTTCTTTTAACAGAGATTCAGGCCCAGGCTATTTTGGAAATGAGACTACAACGTTTAACCGGCTTAGAAATAGAAAAGCTGGAACAAGAATACCGGGATCTGATGGAAAAGATAGCTTATTTGGAAGCAATTCTCTCTGATGAAGGAAAAATTTTAGCTATTATTAAAGATGAGTTATTGGAAATCAGGAAAAAATATGCTGATAAAAGACGTACTGTAATAAGTGATGAAGACACTGCCTTTGACGTTGAAGATTTAATAGCTGAAGAAGATATGGTAATTACTATAACCAGAAACGGTTATATTAAAAGACTGCCTCTGGATACTTATCGTAGCCAAAAAAGAGGCGGACGCGGCATTTCAGCTATGGGAGTAAAAGAGAAAGATTTTCTGAAGCATTTATTTATTACTTCCACTCACCATTATATTTTATTCTTCACTAATAAAGGTAAAGTATACCGTTTAAAGGTACATGAAATTCCTGAAGCCGGTCGCCAATCAAAAGGTACTGCTATTATAAATTTACTCTTTGTCGGAACTGAAGAAAAAGTAACAACTGTAATACCGGTAAAAGAGTTTAATAAAGATGAATTCCTTTTTATGTGTACTAAGAATGGTATTGTGAAAAAGACTTCTCTTAATGAATTTGACACTTCAAGGCGAGACGGTATTATTGCCCTAACTCTGGATGATCATGACGACTTGGTAGATGTCAGGTTAACCAACGGTCAGGAAGAGATTATTATTGGAACACAAAAAGGGCTGGCTATCAGGTTTTCTGAAGATGATGTACGTAAACTGGGACGTATAGCTAAAGGTGTAAGGGGTATAGGTCTAATTGAAGGTGATTTTGTAGTAGGTATGGATACTGTTAGAAATGAAGGGGATTTGCTGGTAGTTACTAAAAATGGTTTTGGTAAGAAAACACCTATATCTGAGTACCGTTTACAGACAAGAGGCGGTAAAGGAATAATTAATGTAAAAATTTCGGATCGCAATGGCCCAGTTGTTTCTCTATTGGTGGTTAAACCAGATGAAGAAATAATGATGCTTAGCTCTGAAGGGATTATAATCCGCATGAAGGTAAATGAAATTTCAACTACAGGCAGGGCGACTCAAGGTGTAACTTTAATGAAATTATCTTCCGGTGACAGTGTGGCGACAATAGCCAAAGTGAATGCAGAAGTAGATGCCGATGTTGAATAA
- a CDS encoding NAD(P)/FAD-dependent oxidoreductase has translation MIIVGAGPAGIFSALELIKNQSDLRILIVEKGRDLVNRKCISKEKNISCAQCSPCSIVCGWGGAGAFSDGKLTLSTEVGGTLDKYIGVNELVQLIEYVDSIYVKFGAPDKVYGGDNEDENQTFQRKAVLAGLKLVPILIRHLGTGRCMQILLAMKEHLLSSGVEVLTNCSVESVLTEDKTVTGIKTADGNVYESGYVILAPGREGSSWLSAEADRLGIKTAVNPVDIGVRVELPHSVMKPLTEIFYESKFIYHSKTFEDPVRTFCMNPYGEVVLENNDGLITVNGHSHAYKKTKNTNFAILVSNKFTEPFKEPITYGKNVAALANLLSGGVIIQRLGDLLNGRRTTQDKLERCPVEPTLKEAKPGDLSFVFPYRQLTSILEMLKAMDRIAPGVYSRYTLLYGVEVKFYSSRLDLNNLLETPINNLFAAGDGPGVTRGLAQASAAGVLAARQILKRINQNK, from the coding sequence GTGATAATTGTAGGGGCCGGACCCGCCGGTATTTTCAGTGCTCTAGAGTTGATAAAGAATCAATCTGATTTACGAATACTGATAGTTGAAAAGGGTAGAGATTTAGTAAATAGAAAATGTATTTCCAAGGAAAAGAATATAAGCTGTGCACAGTGTTCTCCCTGTTCAATAGTATGTGGTTGGGGTGGCGCCGGTGCTTTCAGTGACGGTAAACTTACTCTGTCTACTGAAGTTGGAGGCACGCTGGATAAGTATATCGGTGTTAATGAACTGGTTCAATTAATAGAGTATGTGGATAGTATATATGTGAAGTTTGGTGCTCCTGATAAAGTGTACGGTGGTGATAATGAGGACGAGAATCAAACATTTCAGAGAAAAGCTGTTTTAGCCGGTTTAAAACTCGTGCCTATATTAATTCGCCATCTTGGTACAGGAAGATGCATGCAAATATTACTGGCTATGAAAGAACACTTATTATCAAGCGGTGTAGAAGTTCTTACAAATTGTTCTGTAGAATCAGTCTTGACAGAAGATAAAACAGTAACAGGGATAAAAACAGCTGATGGTAATGTTTATGAGAGTGGTTATGTCATTCTGGCTCCGGGAAGGGAGGGTTCTTCCTGGCTTTCTGCTGAAGCAGACAGATTGGGCATAAAAACCGCTGTTAATCCTGTTGATATAGGTGTTAGGGTAGAATTGCCGCATTCCGTTATGAAACCATTAACAGAAATTTTTTATGAATCAAAATTTATATATCACTCGAAAACTTTTGAAGATCCGGTCCGTACATTTTGCATGAACCCTTATGGTGAAGTTGTTTTAGAAAATAACGATGGACTAATTACAGTTAATGGCCATTCACATGCTTACAAGAAAACAAAAAATACAAACTTTGCCATATTGGTTAGCAATAAGTTTACCGAACCTTTTAAAGAACCTATTACTTATGGTAAAAATGTAGCAGCCCTGGCCAATCTTTTAAGTGGTGGTGTAATAATTCAACGCCTGGGAGATTTATTAAATGGACGCCGTACAACACAAGATAAATTAGAGAGATGCCCGGTAGAACCAACTTTAAAAGAAGCTAAACCGGGTGATTTAAGTTTTGTTTTTCCTTACAGGCAGTTAACCAGTATTTTAGAAATGTTGAAAGCTATGGACAGAATAGCGCCCGGAGTGTATTCCCGATATACTCTTTTGTATGGGGTAGAAGTAAAATTTTATTCATCTCGTTTAGATTTAAATAATTTACTGGAAACACCTATAAATAACTTATTTGCTGCCGGTGACGGCCCGGGAGTTACCAGGGGATTAGCTCAGGCATCTGCTGCGGGTGTTTTGGCAGCCAGACAAATATTAAAAAGGATAAATCAAAATAAATAA
- a CDS encoding adenylosuccinate synthase: protein MSTVVLIGAQWGDEGKGKVTDYLSERADMVVRYQGGNNAGHTVVVGDDEFKLHLIPSGILYKDKLCLIGNGVVIDPSVLMEEIKGLQERGINTDNLRISTRAHVILPYHRELDKAEEDSKGKNKIGTTCRGIGPTYMDKSARVGVRIIDLMEEDRLAEILEMNIKTKNKILTKVYDHESFNFNEVFKIAKQYADNLRKYVTDTSLLINDVIDEGKNVLFEGAQGTLLDLDHGTYPYVTSSNPVAAGACLGAGVGPTKINKILGVVKAYTTRVGEGPFLTELMDNLGEMIRQNGREFGTTTGRPRRCGWYDAVITRYAVRINGLTFLAVTKLDVLTGLEKLKICTGYKFEDKILKDFPCSLKTLTKCEPVYEEMPGWQEDISQIKNFADLPVNAQRYLNRIAELAGVPVAVIGVGMKRDQTIIVHELF from the coding sequence ATGTCAACAGTTGTTCTTATAGGTGCCCAGTGGGGTGATGAAGGAAAAGGCAAGGTAACCGATTATCTGTCTGAAAGAGCTGATATGGTAGTTCGTTATCAGGGTGGTAATAATGCAGGGCATACAGTAGTTGTGGGTGATGATGAGTTTAAACTGCATTTGATTCCCTCAGGTATCTTGTATAAAGATAAACTATGCCTGATTGGTAATGGTGTGGTAATTGATCCTTCGGTACTAATGGAAGAAATAAAGGGCTTACAAGAACGCGGTATAAATACTGATAATCTTCGCATAAGTACCAGGGCTCATGTGATTTTGCCTTATCACAGGGAATTGGATAAAGCTGAAGAAGATAGTAAGGGCAAGAATAAGATCGGTACAACATGCCGTGGTATTGGTCCAACTTATATGGATAAATCAGCCCGTGTAGGTGTTAGAATTATAGATCTGATGGAAGAAGACAGATTAGCAGAAATACTGGAAATGAATATAAAAACTAAAAATAAAATACTTACTAAAGTTTATGATCATGAAAGTTTTAATTTTAATGAAGTATTTAAAATAGCAAAGCAATATGCCGATAATTTGCGTAAATATGTAACTGATACATCGCTTTTGATAAATGACGTTATTGATGAGGGAAAAAATGTTTTATTTGAAGGTGCTCAAGGTACACTTTTAGATTTAGATCATGGAACATACCCCTATGTTACATCGTCTAATCCTGTAGCAGCCGGAGCCTGTCTGGGTGCAGGTGTAGGACCGACGAAAATAAATAAAATTCTTGGTGTGGTTAAAGCATATACTACCCGTGTTGGTGAAGGTCCCTTCCTTACTGAATTAATGGATAATCTGGGGGAAATGATCAGGCAGAACGGGCGTGAGTTTGGCACTACAACCGGCAGGCCTAGAAGATGTGGCTGGTATGATGCTGTAATTACTCGCTATGCCGTGCGAATTAACGGTTTAACCTTCCTGGCTGTAACTAAGTTGGATGTATTAACCGGTTTGGAAAAATTGAAGATTTGTACTGGCTATAAATTTGAGGATAAAATATTAAAAGATTTTCCCTGCAGCTTAAAAACTCTTACTAAATGCGAGCCGGTTTATGAAGAAATGCCTGGCTGGCAGGAAGATATTTCTCAAATAAAAAATTTTGCTGATCTGCCGGTGAATGCACAGAGATACTTAAATAGAATTGCAGAACTGGCCGGTGTGCCTGTAGCTGTTATAGGTGTTGGTATGAAACGTGATCAAACCATTATTGTACATGAATTATTTTAA